From a region of the Kaistia sp. 32K genome:
- a CDS encoding glycosyltransferase, whose protein sequence is MLEIVPLSPAGGHAESIRSLKLASDVSAVVWDIPGPCSVPPRCTRQDGEAIAPLASLRLTRVDGGTRIIWIMRPRTSMRLVVSAGTLGPSERIEVDPADPFIGADVAALVEDLDGRARISLLTALLTSWCGAFRLSRSATYAEAIQLLASELQPGDARAVVACRPTRDTAIVEFATTADLGTVSSAHVVTAHGVRRLTVEAHARKADSHGRRAMVLLADGDAAMLGAGTLVLIGEHGIAIRTLGQATKAPLSLLRWWGARRNDSALTEFLVRTLSVRSEEARLAVIDMQARAAVPAKATELAAFQPGAEVDLALSLDGGLLVGGWFRDPQGLIAGVDHVAAGATRPIEADWHLFPGRVGSAEGTTRDDATGFIAYLPHDKPAGPILQPRFRLRLKSGGEISLIPRPQPIDAATMRAGALRAVPLQHATGTVLSETLGPALAEIQRRVVASVSVARTEHFGPRLAEPMFSIIVPLYRVLDFLRFQIAAFATDPGLRDQAEIIFVLDSPEQADDVSHLLGGLYRLYQMPMTLAVMSGNGGYARANNAGVELARGLIVNLLNSDVIPTGHDWLSRLSDRLGGPGKVGAIGPKLLFEDGSLQHAGLYFQRDARGTWLNHHFYKGMPGGHAPANAARPVPAVTGACLVMMRDTFQDVGGFTEDYVIGDYEDSDICLKIRATGQAIAYEPGVALYHLERRSMRRNGDYMRGIASRYNSWLHSQRWDGVIGSLMQESFERPEPGSSTPAGSRRSAA, encoded by the coding sequence ATGCTGGAAATCGTCCCGCTATCGCCCGCTGGTGGTCACGCGGAGTCCATCCGCAGTCTCAAGCTGGCCTCGGATGTTTCGGCGGTCGTCTGGGATATTCCCGGGCCCTGCTCGGTGCCGCCGCGTTGCACGCGGCAGGATGGCGAGGCCATCGCGCCGCTGGCGAGCCTGCGGCTCACGCGGGTCGATGGTGGCACCCGCATCATCTGGATCATGCGGCCGCGGACGTCGATGCGGCTTGTCGTTTCGGCCGGAACCCTCGGCCCCTCCGAGCGCATTGAAGTAGACCCCGCCGATCCCTTCATCGGTGCCGATGTCGCGGCGCTTGTCGAGGATCTGGACGGTCGCGCTCGCATCTCCTTGCTGACGGCGCTGCTGACCTCCTGGTGCGGCGCCTTCCGACTTTCCCGCTCGGCCACCTATGCCGAAGCCATCCAATTGCTGGCGAGCGAACTCCAGCCGGGCGATGCCCGCGCTGTCGTCGCCTGCCGGCCGACCCGCGACACCGCCATCGTCGAATTCGCGACGACCGCGGATCTCGGCACTGTGAGCTCCGCCCACGTGGTCACCGCGCACGGCGTGCGCCGGCTGACGGTGGAAGCTCATGCCCGCAAGGCCGACAGCCATGGCCGTCGCGCCATGGTGCTGCTCGCCGACGGCGACGCGGCGATGCTCGGGGCCGGCACGCTGGTGCTGATCGGCGAGCACGGCATTGCCATCCGGACTCTCGGTCAGGCCACCAAGGCGCCGCTCAGCCTGCTGCGCTGGTGGGGCGCGCGTCGCAACGACAGCGCGCTCACGGAATTCCTGGTGCGCACGCTCTCGGTCCGCTCGGAAGAGGCGCGGCTTGCGGTCATCGACATGCAGGCCCGCGCCGCCGTGCCGGCCAAGGCCACCGAACTCGCAGCCTTCCAGCCGGGCGCGGAAGTGGATCTCGCCCTGTCGCTCGACGGTGGCCTTCTGGTCGGCGGCTGGTTCCGCGATCCGCAGGGTCTGATTGCCGGCGTCGATCACGTCGCCGCTGGCGCGACGCGGCCGATCGAGGCCGACTGGCATCTGTTTCCGGGGCGGGTCGGCTCAGCCGAAGGCACCACCCGCGACGACGCGACGGGCTTCATCGCCTATCTGCCGCACGACAAGCCGGCGGGACCGATCCTGCAGCCGCGCTTTCGCCTGCGCCTGAAATCCGGCGGCGAGATCAGCCTGATCCCGAGGCCGCAACCCATCGACGCGGCGACGATGCGGGCCGGCGCCCTGCGCGCGGTCCCCCTGCAGCATGCGACGGGAACCGTGCTCTCCGAGACGCTCGGGCCGGCTCTGGCCGAAATCCAGCGCCGCGTGGTCGCGTCCGTTTCGGTGGCGAGGACGGAGCACTTCGGTCCTCGGCTCGCGGAGCCGATGTTCTCGATCATCGTGCCGCTATACCGCGTGCTCGATTTCCTGCGTTTCCAGATCGCGGCCTTTGCGACGGACCCGGGCCTGCGCGATCAGGCCGAGATCATCTTCGTGCTCGATTCGCCCGAGCAGGCGGACGATGTCAGCCATCTGCTCGGCGGGCTCTACCGGCTCTACCAGATGCCGATGACGCTGGCGGTCATGAGCGGCAATGGCGGCTATGCGCGCGCCAACAACGCCGGCGTGGAGCTGGCGCGCGGGCTGATCGTCAATCTGCTGAATTCCGACGTCATTCCGACCGGACACGACTGGCTGTCGCGGCTCTCCGATCGTCTCGGCGGCCCCGGCAAGGTCGGCGCGATCGGCCCGAAGTTGCTGTTTGAGGACGGCTCGCTGCAGCATGCCGGGCTCTATTTCCAGCGCGACGCACGCGGCACGTGGCTGAACCACCACTTCTACAAGGGCATGCCCGGCGGCCATGCGCCCGCCAATGCGGCGCGCCCGGTGCCCGCCGTCACCGGCGCCTGCCTCGTCATGATGCGGGACACGTTCCAGGACGTCGGCGGCTTCACGGAGGACTATGTCATCGGCGACTACGAAGACAGCGACATCTGCCTGAAGATCCGCGCGACGGGGCAGGCGATCGCCTATGAGCCCGGGGTCGCTCTCTATCATCTGGAGCGGCGCTCGATGCGGCGCAACGGCGATTACATGCGCGGCATCGCCTCCCGCTACAATTCCTGGCTGCACAGCCAGCGCTGGGACGGCGTCATCGGCTCGCTGATGCAGGAAAGCTTCGAGCGGCCGGAGCCTGGTTCCTCCACGCCCGCGGGCTCGCGCAGGAGCGCGGCATGA